CCCGGTTGTTCTCGGCTGTCGGTATGTTTCCTTGCTGCTTCCAATCAATTTCTTTAAAAAGAAACTCGAATTTGTTCCAAGGACAGACCTTATTATGACCTGGGGAGGCCTTAGGGGTGCCATATCCATTGCACTGGCGCTCGGACTTACCGAGGCGATGAACAGGGATCTATTTTTATTGATTACTTACGTAGTGGTCGTCTTTTCGATTATCGTTCAGGGTCTAACCGTTGGCAGATTGGTGAAAAAGGTGGCGGGGTAACTACTTGCCATTGCGGGTCTAAGACAAAAATAAATTGCTTCTTATTTAATCAATCTCAGCGCTTCTCTTTTGCTAAGCGAATGTAGTTGGGTTGCTTCAACAAATTGGGAGACCCAAATCGGGTTGGTTTTGCTGTATTCCCTTAGGATCCAACCTATGGCCTTATTGATGAAGAACTCTTTAGATCCGGTAAGATAGTGAATGGTATCGGCCAGGAACTCAGTGTCTACCTCTGCCTTGTACTTTAATTGGAAGAGGAGTACAGAGCGTTGCAGCCAAATGTTCCCAGTGCCTAGCCATTTACTTGTAATCTCGGTTCTTTGTTCCGGGAAGGCTTTAAAATAATTACCTACAAGGTTGGCAGCAATAAAGTCTACGGTATCCCACCAGGATTTGTGCGTTATTAGGTTCTCGAAGAGAAGGTAATCCTCCTTGGCTACCACTTTTAGTTTTTTTTTCGCCAATTCCTGGGCCATATAGTGATTCTCCCGTTCAGGAAGTTTCCAAAGTTTAATGACCAATTCTTTTATGTCGGAGCGCAGCGGCGGGAGGTGTTTTCTAAAAAGTTCTTTCTGGATATCCCTTCTAACGGGCGACTTAAGGCCATAAAATTCAAATTGATCCCGCATATAGGCTTTTTGGCCATGGGCAACTGCCGGATCACCCTCCTTTTTACAGCGCTCTACCCATAGGTTCAAAAAAGTTAATACATCAGAAGTTGCCAAGATCTTGATAATTTCCCTTCAATTCAAATATAGGCATTGAGAACCAGAGACCTTTTCACTTCCATTAGACAGGAACATTATAGTTTACGGCCGAATCATTCTTTTTTCTAATTTTATACAAAATCAACCGATGACCGATAATCACCGATGTAAGAATTGCGACAGTAAACTGGAGCCCTCTTTTGAATTTTGCCCAAAGTGCGGGCAGGAAGTCTCCGATAATCTCACTTTCGGGATACTTTTCAGTAAGACGATCAGCGATTATTTTTCTGTGGATGCTCGATTCTTCAGAAGTTTTATTCCTCTTATGTTCAAACCGGGGGTACTTGCCCGGAAATTTGTCGATGGTAAAAGACTGTCTTATTTGCACCCTGCCCAGTTTTACCTGTTTATCTCCGTACTCTTTTTCTTTCTTTTTTCCTTTAACATCCGCAAAGCTGATAATGAGATGTCTGAAGCACTGAAAAAGGGAATGGACCAATCCCAGGCTGAGATTGTTGCAGACAGTATTCGATTGCGGCCTCAGGATTCCATTCAATTGGCTAAAGCCAAGGATATGCTCCTGAAAAATAAAGACAAGTGGGGGATATCGGATGATGATATGAATGTTATTGATTCCGTAATGACCGAAACTGCAGAGAGTCCCGGGGGCATCAATACCGGAATGACCTTTGATTTTGACAAAGATGTTCTGGATTCCCTGATTGCTATCAATGCTCCACAGGACGAGAAGCTAAAAGCGATGGGAATGGAAGATGACGCCAGCGGCTTTAATCGCAGGTTCTATGAGCAGATGCTTAAATTCTATGTGCAACGGGGAGGAGGAATCCTAACGGCCTTATTTGATACTATTCCCATCGCAATGTTTTTACTAATGCCAATATTTGCAATTTTATTAAAGATATTTTATTGGAAACGCGGAAGTTTTGCCCATCACATGGTTTTCAGTTTCTATTTCTTCACCTTTTTATTTACTGCTTTATGTATTGTGATCCTGGCGAATAAAATAGTTGAAGTGCCGGTTTGGTTGGAAGTACTTCTAACTTTTTCTTACCTCTTTTATTTGATCCTCGCACTGCGAAATTTTTATCGCAGCAGTTGGCTGGGAGCCTTCTTAAAGGCCAATATGATATCCTTTATTTACATGCTAATCATTCTCCCGGTGGCATCTATAGTCATTATTTTTATGGCCTTTATGCTTTACTAGGGACTATTCTATTTTTCGAAATACAAATAGATATACATGGCTGCGCCGAATTCGGTGGCATCTGTGGAGGTAAGTTTCCATCCATCTGCTGAGTATTTATTCAACATATCCTGTATTCCCTTTTTAGAGGATTCCATGATATGATTTCGGCCGGCGAAGAGTTTAGAGTAATAAATCAGCGTTTCAACCTTGTAATGTGTCATTGAAAAAATCTTTTTAATCCAACATAAACAGAGCATTGACCATAAATAGTTTTCCATTTTCCCAAAACCCTCTGAATAAGGGGTTGTCTACCATGTAAACCACCTGGCCACGGCCGTTATTTTCCACCCCAAAAACCAGGGTATTGGCAATACTTTTTTGCGCCTCGCTCCCCGCAAAACCAGACATTGGTTTGGTGTTTTCTTCGAGATAAGCCACGCTGCCGTATTTGAGGTATTCGTATCGGTCATTACCAAGCTTCAGGCTGAAGTAGGTATCACCGTAACCAAAGGCCAGGGGATGCGTTGGATCGACCCTTGTTTTAAAAATGGCGCCTGTGATTTGCTGCTTCATGCGTTCGCGTTGTAAATCTTCATATAAACCCGGATCATCTTCTTTTTCTTTATCGTCTTTTTCATTTTCCCTGGCTTTTATCCCGAATCCTTCTTTCCCGGCAAGAGCGTCAATGGCATTCCCCATGGCGACGAGTCGGCCTCCTTCTTTTATCCAATCCCCAATCTTATTGAGCGTTCTGTCATCGAAGAAGGAACGATAGCCCTTCCATTGGGAAGGATAAGGATATCGTATTCTGAAAGGTCTACCCTGTTAAAGTAATCTGTGTCAAGGATCGTCAATGGATAATTCAATTGTTGTTCAAAAAAGTGCCATACCTCCCCGAAACTCAAGGTAGAAGTGGGTTCACCTGAAAGGACTCCCACTTTTACAGGGTTAATCATCTTTACGTCACTGGAACCAAAATCCTTGCCTTTGTCAACAAAGCCGGTTGAAACCGCCGTTACTTCCTTATTGGGGAATTCGGCCAGGATGTTGAAGAAACTCCGCATACTTTTAGGATCCTGGTTATCGGCTTTTGTAATGATCAGACTTCCCCTTTGGAATGTTTTACCCTCCAGGGTAAATGGTAAATGGGCGGATCTTACTTTAATACCGGCACCCAGAAGTTTGGCCAAAAATCGCGCATCTTCCATGCTGTTCCAATCGGTAACATAGGCGTAAGAGTTGCCAGGTGGATTTGGAGTATTAGCATTATTTTCAACCGATGTAGCATTAATCAGACTTGTAGAGGCTATGGCATTTAATCCATAGGCATAGGGCAGGGACCAGGCAGTTATGTCATAGGTCAGGGAATCACTTAAAACGGCATCGGGTTCAAAGAGGACTTTAACCATTGTACCCTTGGTCTGGTCTGTGGAAACGATAAGGCTTTTGGAGTTCATTTGCATGCTACCGCTTTTTCCAGAGGCATAATCATAACCTTTTACCTGCCCATTAGCTCCTCTCCCGAATTCGATCTGATGTTGTTCCAACAACCTGGAAAGAGCAAGAATATGGTCTTCATTTCCATTGAGTACGTAGCTTTTGTATTTAAAATTCTTAGGGCCATAGAATTTCCTGAATTCCTCGTTGAGTTTTGTATGATTTTGAGAAGCCACTTCCACCGTTGATAGGCCTGTGGTGTGATGATGGGCTATCCTGTCTTTCAAAGTAAGGGTGTCGCCAATACTCGTTTTAACCCCTAATCCGGCACGGCCACTTCCCCCTTGTTCATAGGTCATCCCGATAGCGCCATTATAGGTAGGGTAGGTATCCCCGTAGCTGGGATAGAACAGGTCGAATCGTTCTTTGGTAAAATAAAACCAGCCATTGGCATCAAAGTACCTGGCGTGATTTCTCCCCAAAGTCTCCTGAAAAGAGCGTTGGAAAGGTGTAATCACCTCGTGAAAGGGTTCTGCCGAGGGCGCAAAGAAATACGGATTGTCAATGCCTTGCTCATGGAAATCCACATGGATATGCGGCAGCCAACGGTTGTACATCACCAGCCGTTGCCGACTCTCCACTTGAGTGAGCCAGGCCCAATCCCGATTGAGATCGAACATATAGTGGTTGGCACGTCCGCTTAACCAGCCTTCGTGGTGTTCCTTGCTGTCTGGGTTTACCTGATAGGGGGTATTTTTAAATGAATTGTAAAAGTTAACATATCGATCCCGGCCATCGGGGTTAATGCAGGGATCAATGATGACGACAGTGTTTTCAAGATAATCCTTTTTACTGGTCAGTAATTCGTAAATGGTTTGCATGGAAGCTTCTGTACTTACACTTTCATTACCGTGCACATTATAACTGAGCCAGACAATGGCTTTAGAGGCATTCCCTCCTCCTTTTGTGCTTTTCAGATGTTCAGTTCTAATTTCCTCGAGCTGTCGCAGGTTCTCCGCAGAGGAGACATAAGCCAATAGCAGGGGTCTTCTTTCGTTGGTTTTACCATAAGACTTCAATTGAACCAAATCGGGTACGGTAGCCGCCAGGTATTCGTAATATTCAACTACCTGGTGGTGTCTTGAAAACTGTGTCCCGAGCTCGTAACCCAGAAAGTCGGAGGGCGACTGAATAGTTTGAGAAAATGTAAAAAACGGGAGAACGAAAAGAAGGAATAGGAATTGTTTTTTCATAAGAATGATCTGCAATGAGAATCTCAAATCTAAGGATTTAAATTGAAATGTTCTCAGCCTCATAAGAGTGAAGATTTGGCATTAATAAAGGTGAAGATTTGGCATTAATAAAGGTGAATATTCAGGAGAATAGGGTTGTTCGTATCGCAAATTTGGTATCAGGATGGAAATTGAAACAACTTAACGTATTTTTAGGAATTGAAAAATGCCAGAACCTTATCTTTGGAAGGCAGTAACCCATCAATATGCACTTAGAAGGAATCCCATTCCGAAAAACCGGGTATTTTTCCGACATTATCAATGACTACCTGGATGAGTCACCCTCCCTGAGACCCTTCTACACCAGATTCCCGTCAATAGATTCTTTTAAGCCACAAATAACAGAAAAGCAAAAGGCATTTTCTGAAAAGCAACGCGCTGTTCTGGTTGAGGCCTTGCAATCCCAATACAAAGAAGTATCGGCATCTGCCATAACAAAGAAAAACCTTAAACTACTACAGGAAAACAACGCCTTTACTGTGGTCACCGGACATCAGCTCAATCTTTTTACAGGACCCCTATATTTCCTGTACAAGATCATTTCTACCATAAATCTTTGTGCGGCGCTTAAAAAGCATTATCCCGAATATCATTTTGTTCCCGTATACTGGATGGCGACAGAAGATCACGATTTTGACGAGATCAACTTCTTTAATTTTAAAGGGAAAAAACTGCAATGGAACAGGGAAGCAGAAGGTGGGGTAGGTAAATTATCGACAAAGGGCCTCAATAGGGTCCTCGAGATGTTTACCCTGGAAATGGGCCAGGGGAAAAATGCTACAGCTCTTAAAACTCTTTTTAAGGAGGCTTATCTCAATCACGCAGATTTGACGTCCGCCACCCGTTATCTGGCTAATGAATTGTTTGCGAAAGAAGGCCTTGTCATTGTAGATGGAGACGATGAGTCCTTAAAACGACCTCTAATCCCATATATTAAAAAAGACTTATTTGAAAACACGGCTTTTAAGGAGGTTTCGAAGACTATCGAGAAATTGGGAGCTGTTTCCGAGGCCTATAAAATACAGGTCAACCCCAGGGAGATCAATTATTTTTATTTAAAAGAAGGGCTTCGGGAGCGGATCATCGAAAAGGATGGGCGATATTTTGTGAATAATACTTCTCTGGAATTTACAAAAGAGGAAATTTCTGAAGAAATTGAACAGCACCCTGAACGATTCTCCCCTAATGTGATCGCACGCCCTCTTTATCAGGAGATAATTCTACCCAATTTATGCTATATCGGAGGTGGAGGTGAAATCGCCTATTGGCTCGAATTAAAGTCGTTTTTT
This DNA window, taken from Muriicola soli, encodes the following:
- a CDS encoding DNA alkylation repair protein; this translates as MATSDVLTFLNLWVERCKKEGDPAVAHGQKAYMRDQFEFYGLKSPVRRDIQKELFRKHLPPLRSDIKELVIKLWKLPERENHYMAQELAKKKLKVVAKEDYLLFENLITHKSWWDTVDFIAANLVGNYFKAFPEQRTEITSKWLGTGNIWLQRSVLLFQLKYKAEVDTEFLADTIHYLTGSKEFFINKAIGWILREYSKTNPIWVSQFVEATQLHSLSKREALRLIK
- a CDS encoding DUF3667 domain-containing protein, translated to MTDNHRCKNCDSKLEPSFEFCPKCGQEVSDNLTFGILFSKTISDYFSVDARFFRSFIPLMFKPGVLARKFVDGKRLSYLHPAQFYLFISVLFFFLFSFNIRKADNEMSEALKKGMDQSQAEIVADSIRLRPQDSIQLAKAKDMLLKNKDKWGISDDDMNVIDSVMTETAESPGGINTGMTFDFDKDVLDSLIAINAPQDEKLKAMGMEDDASGFNRRFYEQMLKFYVQRGGGILTALFDTIPIAMFLLMPIFAILLKIFYWKRGSFAHHMVFSFYFFTFLFTALCIVILANKIVEVPVWLEVLLTFSYLFYLILALRNFYRSSWLGAFLKANMISFIYMLIILPVASIVIIFMAFMLY
- a CDS encoding DUF4177 domain-containing protein — protein: MTHYKVETLIYYSKLFAGRNHIMESSKKGIQDMLNKYSADGWKLTSTDATEFGAAMYIYLYFEK
- the bshC gene encoding bacillithiol biosynthesis cysteine-adding enzyme BshC, with product MHLEGIPFRKTGYFSDIINDYLDESPSLRPFYTRFPSIDSFKPQITEKQKAFSEKQRAVLVEALQSQYKEVSASAITKKNLKLLQENNAFTVVTGHQLNLFTGPLYFLYKIISTINLCAALKKHYPEYHFVPVYWMATEDHDFDEINFFNFKGKKLQWNREAEGGVGKLSTKGLNRVLEMFTLEMGQGKNATALKTLFKEAYLNHADLTSATRYLANELFAKEGLVIVDGDDESLKRPLIPYIKKDLFENTAFKEVSKTIEKLGAVSEAYKIQVNPREINYFYLKEGLRERIIEKDGRYFVNNTSLEFTKEEISEEIEQHPERFSPNVIARPLYQEIILPNLCYIGGGGEIAYWLELKSFFEAVEVTFPVLLLRNSVLVISEKQKRKIKKMKLEVADLFLDQNRLINKKIREISNIDIDFSPQRNHLKEQFKDLYTLAEQTDKSFLGAVKAQEVKQLKGLDKLEKRLLKAQKRKLKDHVVRMTDIQNELFPNQSLQERNLNFSELYLDIGEELIPMLIKSLDPLHKEFYVLQLP